The genome window GACAAAAGCGAAACGACGTGACCGTCGCACCTACCGGCATGATGTGAGCGAGGCcggcctgtattcggcacctgagtgAGTGTGAATAGGGTAGTATTCAGCACATCTGGTGTTGAATACAGGGAGTTACCcgaggtgctgaatatggcactgttaaggtgccgaatacaagaATTTTTGGTACCTCAGGTATtagaatcaattttttttatttaaagtgcTGAATATAGGTGTTGGATTTgtaaatacaccgatatgttctctattttagcaaatacagTTACGTCTGTTacctatttttagatttttacctcTATGTGTTGGATAAAACTACTGCATGAAATTACAATATTGGTGCATATCTTACGATAGATAGTATAAAACTATTGTATTCAGATTCTTTAAGATTTTCTATATTCTTAGAATATTTCTCAGTGTTTTGAAAGGAAAACCTTAAATGTATGAAAACTGCCATCGAGTATCcaggatatctcgtaaataaataaatttatctctaaaaatGATAATGAAGGAGTTTAGAGATTGCACGATGACCCTCGTATATACCAAGTTAGGAGACTCTGTGAAAGATATGTCCATTCAAATAATTCAAGCCTACATAAACTTTGAGCCTTTTAAGCCTTCTGTATTTCAGATCTATATTAATAACCCTCCATAATTACACATAAGGAGCATTTCAACTAAGTTCAAATCTATCTAGACTAGTCAAAATCCCGTATAAACAATCTTGAAGGTCCATATAAGATAAATATGATATAAAATTATTATCCTAAAGAAGACATAAATGTGTATAAACTCTATGTTTGCTGTGTGATCACTGAGAATATTCCCTACTTAATTCATAATTTTGTAAGATCGATGATTTACCCATAATCGACAATATCTACCATAGATACGCATCGAAAGTGTCTAGTCATGAACGTAAATAGAACCGTACCAAAGTAAAATCTGGTAAATTTTCTAAAGGAACTTGGGTAAACAAGGATAAATTAAACCAGAGTACGTGAAATAAACTCGAAAGATTCCTATGAATGCAATCCTGTTGATTGCGTCGCCGGGCGGGCGGTCCACGCCGCATGCAGGCCTGCAGGAGTGCGCGAAGCATATCTGTGCACATCCAGCTGCCGCGTGGGTAACGTTGGACCGTCGATGGCATCAGCTGGTGCCCATGCGTGAACCCGTACGTCTATGATTCCAACTGGTGGTGGCTCGGAGTTGATGGGTGGTGGGTCGTGGGTGCGTTCCCCCTTCCAGCCGCAATCATCGATCGCCTTCgccgccatgcatgcatgcattatcGGTGGGGGCCCGATGACGCGGCGCGCTGTACAAGAATTGCACGCTGGCCTGGGGACCTCACCTCACCAACTGCGATCTGCCACGCACGCTTACGTGTCAGGGGGGCCGTCCCCACCGGGCAGTGCAGTCCCTTTTCCCGTTTCTTCACGGTCACAGCTGGGCCACAGCTGAGCCGATACATGTAGCATGACGACGTTATGCATCGATCACTAGACGAATTAATTGCAAGATTTTATAAATACTTGCGgttaaactttaaaaaaatttatcacTAAATATTAAGATttatcatataaaaataatatatttatagtgCAAAATACTTTCCAATGATTATATTGTTaaaaactttgatcactaaATATTAAGatttatcacataaaaataatatattaatatatttgtaGTGCAAAATACTTTCCAATGATTATATTTTCAGTAACTTTAGATATGAAGGACATGGCTAAATTTCCGAAAAGTTGGTATGAACACATATATCAATTTTCTGTTTTTGGATAATTAACATCCAGTGTTTAGAGCtcaacttttttttatctcatgatCATTTTGTGAAAAAACAAAGCACGATCTAGATGAAAATCCATCTATTTTTCTCTTTACACTCCTACTATATAAgaaaatttatcaaaatatattagcaaaatcatatgataaaaaagaaaaaatagaaccGTGAAGGTAAATCATACTCATGTGTTTTATACAGAGAAGATGATAAGTGTGAACACACGAAATATATAATTCCATCAAATACAAATACTTATATTTTCTAAACAGTGTATCTAATCTCTGGTCCGTTTACATGGTTGTAATCCTTATATTTTTATCAACAAAATAATATCCATCTTGGTTATATTTTGGTGTAATTTTTTAGACCGACATAAATTGCCTATATCATAATTGAAAAACTGCTAGactaatctaattaaaatacttaaagtgattttctaaaattacCCACATTAGAACGTTAAAAAACATTCACTTATACAACTCAGCTATTCACCCGTTCAATACATGTCTGTTTATACTCTCTTCATAACATCAACATTAATACTTCACTTTATCAACTATCAGTTAGATAAACAAGTTTTTGTAAACTAatgaaatttttgaaaaattgtaagtAAATCATTTTATCAACCATCAGTCACGTAAGCAAGTTTTTGTAAAATCATGAGCAACTTTTTGAAAAATCGTAAGCAAATTATAATGCACTCAGAAacacttttttatatgaagttaatgttgaaaaaaatatcatcaaaatgtACTTAATTGGGGTCTAGTTTTGAAGCTTTTATCGCATGAAACACAATAGTGTAAtcggattttaatttagatgctcgatttgaaaattatgattttttaaagttttaaaatagAGTTACACTTAGCTCGGAATTTAGTCTTTACGAAAAGAAAAACCGAGGTAGCAGTAGTACATTATTGCTCATTGTCGTTCATCCACGTCTGTGTGCACCATTCGTGGAAAAATCACTGTAGTACAACAAAATTCTCCCATCCGTTTGTTATGTTTAAACGAAAgctgttcatttttttttctatggaaAGCTAATTCATCCTTAACAAGACCAAATTCTGTCTGGGATTTCGTTCGGTACGGCGCACGTCAACTGCCACCCCATTCTCTACACAAGTACGGTCGAGCTCGCCAGCTCCTTCCCTTGGCACCAGAATGGTGGGTATGAGTAGCGCTCTCTCATATttgtatttttcaatttttacttGAAAATATTTGCGAGCGAAGAGCAAGTCTCAAACCTGTCATACTCGATGGTGAGATGTGCTGTGCGTAGTGGGGCTGGCGAAGCAGGACTGGCGACGGCATGGGCCAGCATCGTCATGGCAGGGCGAGGCCGATGTCGACATGGGCCAGCGGCGTCGGGGCGGGCCTGAGGTTGGCATGGGTCAGCAGCGTAGGGGTGGGGCTAACGGTGATGTGAGCCAGCGGCATCAGCACGGCCCAGTAGCTTAGGGGGGGGGGTTTGGTGAGGTCGACGACAGCGTGGACCAGCGGAGTCAGGGTAGGGCAGGGCTGATAACGGCGTGGACTAGCTGTATTGGAGCGGGACATGGTCGGTGGCGGGGTAAGGGCGTAGGTCTGGTGGCTTCCATGGCAGGACAGGGCTGGCGGTTTCCGGGGAATTAGGATAAGAGATCCGCGGGTGGCTCTTGCGCGTCGAGTGGATAAGAAAGAGAGCTCTTGCACTTGTTAATGAGATTATACGGACATACGGTTTCATGAGTTGAGTACGATTAATCCATATCTATATTTGTATATACGTAAAATAGTATTTTTCATCTACAAATATATCTATAGATATCAAATTAGAACCCTATCGGATCCTATTAAGATTTTTATCCACggataaataaataatcaggtTAAATTGCTATCAGTGCTCCATAGCATGCCCCTCCCCGCCGTGCCGTATAAATAGGGGCCCTTCTTAAACCAGGCAATTGCAAAAGCGGCTTCGCGTCAGATCCACCCGTCCGTTCCATTCCGCGAGTGAGGGACGCCCCGCTTTTCCGTTACTCCGCAGCGTCGCCTCCTCCGCTCTCGTCGCGCCGCCCTCTGCCCTCCGGCTCCATCCCCCCGCCCGCAGGTATCGCTCGACGTCGTTCAGCAGCTCGCTTTTCcccccttcttctttttgttctcGTTTTGCGCGATCGATTTCGGGTGGTTTCTATGGCCACCTCACGCCTCGCGGTTTGATCTGCGCGCGGAAGCGTCGTCGTACGCGCGGGGCGATCGGATCGGCGCGGATTCCGGTTTGGTGTGCGGTGATCGATTGGTCGGTGGCTCTAGTCACGGTTGGCTCGTGCGCGGCGTCGCCTCGCCGGAAATGGGGTGAAACCTCGGTGATCGGCGCATTTCGGCGCCATCAATGGGGGTGAAATGCAGAGTGAACAGCGGATGCGCGGATGCGGATAGGTTTGGCGTCACCAATGTTGCCGCCGCTCTCCGTTTGGCGGTTGCCGCTGCTCCCCGATCGGACCTGCACTGGGCACTGGCTACGGCTTGCCCGTAACGTAACGTTGCTGCCAAATGGCGATGTTGGGCAGCCACTGGCGCGAGGGTGTATGGCTGCTGCTGTTGATGATGGATCTTATGGTGCAGTCGGTGATTGCTGTGCTCCCCCGATGAGAATATGGCGGATGCTGTTTGCTGTAGATACATGGTTTGTGTTGCATATGTGCACGCACACCATGCATACTGTGATGTCGATGCTGATCCACTGTCACTGGTGATGCAACTGTTTCATGGATCTACCAATTTTCATTGACTGCACTAATTGCCGTCTGGCATCGTGCAATACCATGAACTCTGATGGCCTGAGCCAGATAACCCTAGGTTCCATCATGGTCAGATTGAACGTTGCTGTGCTATTTCAGTGGTTCATCAACTTGTATCATGCCAAGTAAGCTGCATCTCTTTTGGGATATATAGCTATTTTGCATGATGGGTATAGTTGAGTGCCTGATCCAAATTACATGTGAGATGCTTTGTAATCTCTGACACTGTGAACCTTTGATATGCTCGATTTGGGGAAGTTCATAAACTTAGTTTTACAGCATGTCTTCTCCATAGAAGTAGTGGATATCTCTCAACTTTACTGGTAGTCTAATTTGtataattaaacagaactgatTGGGCACACCATGTTTGTCCGAGAGTCTGTACACATAAATTAGAAGAGACAAAAAAGATGGATCAGATATACGTTTTGATATCTATCATGAAAATTGGAAACAActctatttgcaaacatgaatttgTATGTTTAGAAATTCTGGATTCCCTTGTTACTGGGTTGATGGTTTTTAGTTTCTTTCTATATACTTTTGCAGTATATGAGGTCCTAGTGTTCTGTGGTCTTGTCTAGTGGCGGGAACTGTCTGTCTCTCTGTATTGTTCAAGTAAGCTTTTGTAAGATTCCTGCTCAATGTCAAATGCAAAAGTAGTGCTTGATCCTGCATTTCAAGGAGCTGGCCATAAACCGTATCCTTACTTCGATGTCTTGAAACAGGCTGACGGTTTATTTAGCTGTTATGTTTTTGTTTCCACACAAgacttctcttttctctttatgTTGTATGCCCCTTAACTTAAATACAGAGGGACAGAAATATGGAGGATTGAAGATTTTAAGCCAGCTCCTTTGCCAAAATCAGATTATGGTAAATTCTACTGTGGAGATTCATATATAGTTCTGCaggtaatttttaattttccttCCTCTTTCATAGGCATCTTTATATTTCTTTTCACAAACAATATTTTCTAATGCCTCTGTCCATCTTTTAGACGACTTGTAACAAAGGGGGTGCTTATCTTTTTTATATCCACTTCTGGATTGGAAAAGATTCTAGCCAGGTAGGTTTTCTATGACACCTCAAATTTTCTATGCTAGAAATTACATTTCATGCCTACTTCTTGAAATGATTTGTTGTTATGCAGGATGAAGCTGGAACTGCAGCAATCAAGACTGTTGAACTTGACACCATGCTTGGGGGTCGTGCAGTACAGCACAGGGAACCACAAGGCTATGAATCTGATAAATTCCTATCATACTTTAAGCCATGCATCATACCCTTGGCGGGAGGTTTTGCTTCCGGGTTTAAAAAGCCAGAAGAGGAGAAGTTTGAAATGCGGCTATATATTTGCAAAGGGAAGAGAGCTATCAGAGTTAAAGAGGTAAAATATCTTCACCTCCTTGCTTCATATGTTACATGAACTATTTGAATCAATCCTCGTGATGTATTAACTAAATGGCTTCTTTGTTCAGGTTCTCTTTGCTCGTTCATCATTGAACCATGATGATGTTTTTATCTTGGAtactgaaaagaaaatatatcaaTTCAATGGTGCTAACTCCAATATTCAAGAAATGGCCAAAGCTTTGGAAGTGATCCAACATTTAAAAGAGAAGTATCATGATGGAGTGTGTGATGTTGCAATTGTTGGTGAGATGAGCACCATGTAAACTTCATACATGCAAAAACCGCAGCAAGTCCACACACTtttcttatatatattttttccaatAATAGATGATGGAAAATTGCAAGCAGAATCAGATTCAGGTGAATTCTGGGCCCTTTTTGGTGGTTTTGCACCGATAGGGAAAAAGGCTGTAATTGATGACGATGTTGTTCTTGAAACGACACCACCAAAGCTTTACAGGTATGTACTATTAGTTTACAACTAGTTAACTCCGATATTCTGATTTTAAGTATCTATACAAAGAATTGCAGAGAGATCACTGGATTGAGTGTGGGATGGGGAACGTCCTGCGTAATTACACAGTCTAGCTTATAAGTTATAATCACTTCTTCAAAATGAAAGTTTGAgaatgtattttaaaaatttcGAAGCCCATGTAAAGGAGGAGGGTTGTGATAGGCTTGGCAAGCCAATGTAAAAACCCAGCCAATCTTATGAAGATGAAACCCGAAAGAAATTgttgttgcaaaaaaattgtatttGGGTTTGTTTAAGATATAGTACCTGGGAGACAGTCAGCACTTGTAACTTTCTGATGAGCACATTTTTTTGAATGCCAGAATGAAAATTAGCAACATGTTATGTTCTTCTGAATCTACAGCTTCTTCAGAGGTTCATTCCCTGATTACAAGGAATTTTTTTGGACAATTCTGTACAGATTAATTAGTTGGTTTGCTAGTGCTTTATATAGGCCTGCTCAAATTTTTGTTAGTTTTAACAGACTAAATGGGAAGCACACCTCTAGTTGGTCCATAAAGCCTATTGCTCTTTTCTTGAGGTCTGACTGCCCTGTGTATATGTGCTATGTTTGCCTTACAGTTTTcagttgtatttttatttatcCAATTGTTTTATCCCAAACCGTTTATTGTTGTGTTTGCAGTATCAGTAATGGCCAATTGAATTTAGAAGACAATGTTCTTACAAAATCAATTCTGGAGAACACTAAATGCTTTTTACTTGACTGTGGGGCTGAGCTGTTTGTATGGGTTGGTCGGGTAACACAAGTTGATGATAGGAAAACCGCCAGTGCTGCAGTTGAGGTAAACCTACAATCCAACTTTCTTGGTTTGTTGCATTGTTCAAAGATGTATCCTATCTTAATGTTGCCTCTTGTAGAAATTCATTATTAAACAAAATAGGCCAAAGACAACAAGAATAACTCAAGTGATTCAAGGTTATGAGAATCATACATTCAAGTCTAAGTTTGAATCATGGCCAGTAAGTAATGCGGCAGGGAATGCCGGTGTGGAAGAAGGGCGAGGGAAAGTTGCAGGTAGTATATTCTTTATTAGGATTTTAAAATTGATCCTTTGTCATTCTTGATAACAACTAGTTTTTATCTAGCGTTATTGAAGAAGAAAGGTGTCAATGTCAAAGGAGTCTCAAAAAGCAATGCTCCAGTAAATGATGAAGTTCCTCCTTTGCTAGAAAGCAGTGGAAAGCTTGAGGTTTTGCTGAATTTACTTCATGCTTTATAACTTGCATTTTCCAATCAAGTACAATAGGGATGCAAAATGGAAATGAAACCATAAGAAAAATCGGTGCATATTTCAGGTTTGGTTAATTAATGGCAGTGCTAAGACTGCTCTTCCAAAGGAGGAACTTGGAAAATTATACAGCGGAGACTGTTTTGTTGTTCTCTACACATATCATTCTGGTGACAAAAGAGAAGAATTCTATCTAACTTATTGGATTGGGAAAGATAGTGTACTGGTAATTGTCATTTCAATATATACATGCTTAAGATGTAGTGCATCGAACTTTTTTTTGCCTTGCATCTCCCCTTACTTttaaatgcattttttttcttgcatcGGCAGGAGAACTGcctgtcattatattaagaaaggAAGGAGGGGTCCGAACAGGAAAACTCCGCAGAACAAAGGACAACCCCACAAATTGAAggcaaaaaagaaaggaaaacaacACATGCACTACAAAACTATGCACTCATCACCAGTGCGCCTTAGGTAGTTCGAGGGGCGACCAAAGCCTAAAGTGCCAAAGGCCAAAGCAAACTCAGAaactgagcgcccgctgcatgCCACAGCACGACCTCTTCTCTAATGGCCCTAAGGAGACCCTGCACGCTTGGCCTCTCACCCTCAAACACAAGCATTACGATGCTTCTAAATGAACCAAGCCACTAGGATCACCAAGGAGTTGAACCCCTTGTGTTGATTCTTGTTGAGTTGCTATGCAGCAAGTCGCCACCAGTTTTGGAAGGAGGCCATGCTCATGCTCGTCGGCGCCACATGTTGTAGACCAATCTCCTGCAGAGAATCCACCCAAATTTGCCTGGCGAAAACGCATTCGACCAGAAGGTGTGTAATGGTTTCCGAGTCCTAATCGCAGAGAGGACACGAATCAGGATGAGGCAATTAGCGTCGGGTTAGGCGATCGGCTGTCCAAAAACGATTGTGGCAAGCCAACCAAATGAAGTACCTCACTCTAGGAGGCGTCCAAGATTTCCACAACCTCTTCCACGGCTTGAAGGTGATACGGCTGGTGAAGAAGGCCTTATATGCCGACCGGGTAGAGAACACGCCGGACAGTGTGCCCATCCATCTATGCGTATCCTCCACCCAATTATGCAGCTCTATTTCTGAGACGATGTCCCATAAATTGAAGAACTCGGCTATGACTTGTACTGATGCATCCCCTCTAATGTCATTGACCCAACACCTATTTGTGAGGGCGTGTTGGATAGTTCGACTATTTATAAAGTGATTGGGCACTAAAGCGAGCACATGAGGGGCCAGGTCAGCAACTGACTTCCTCATTAGCCAGCGATCCGTCCAGAACTTAGTGTTAGAACCATTGCCAATTTCAGAGCACATCATGATAGAGAACATGGCCGCAGAATTAGCAGGGACTGAAACTCTAAGGCCAGCCCAAGGTTTGTGAAGATTTGAtttcaacaaccacaagtatcgCATTTG of Phragmites australis chromosome 3, lpPhrAust1.1, whole genome shotgun sequence contains these proteins:
- the LOC133912541 gene encoding villin-2-like isoform X4; its protein translation is MSNAKVVLDPAFQGAGHKPGTEIWRIEDFKPAPLPKSDYGKFYCGDSYIVLQTTCNKGGAYLFYIHFWIGKDSSQDEAGTAAIKTVELDTMLGGRAVQHREPQGYESDKFLSYFKPCIIPLAGGFASGFKKPEEEKFEMRLYICKGKRAIRVKEVLFARSSLNHDDVFILDTEKKIYQFNGANSNIQEMAKALEVIQHLKEKYHDGVCDVAIVDDGKLQAESDSGEFWALFGGFAPIGKKAVIDDDVVLETTPPKLYSISNGQLNLEDNVLTKSILENTKCFLLDCGAELFVWVGRVTQVDDRKTASAAVEKFIIKQNRPKTTRITQVIQGYENHTFKSKFESWPVSNAAGNAGVEEGRGKVAALLKKKGVNVKGVSKSNAPVNDEVPPLLESSGKLEVWLINGSAKTALPKEELGKLYSGDCFVVLYTYHSGDKREEFYLTYWIGKDSVLEDQEMTFQTANTIWNSLKGKPVLGRIYQGKEPPQFVALFQPMVILKGGISSGYKKFVEQNGLTDETYSADGTALVRISGTSVHNNKALQVDAVSTSLSSTDCFILQSGKTMFTWIGNSSSFEQQQWAAKVAEFLKPGVVVKHCKEGTESSAFWSAIGGKQNYTSRNVAQDVATREPHLYTFSLRDGY